The nucleotide window AGGGAATTGTGGTGATTGCGATCGCTGATTTGATTGCGTGTAACCTCAATTTTTACATTGCTAAACGCTATGGACGTAGTTTGGTGCAAAAGTTTGTCGGGCAAAGGTTTATGAGTAGAGTTGATTCACTCAGTCAAAAGTATCTCGAACGCAATATTTTTCTCGTAACGGGATTTTTGATGACAGGGTTATTTGACTTTGTTGCTTATGCTGTCGGACTCACGCAAATGAAATGGCGTAGTTTTATACTAGCGCTGATTCTTGGTATCGCCATTTCTACGCCGCCAATCGTCGCGCTTGGTGCAGGTGTTTTTGAAGGCGGTAGAATCTTACTCATTGTCGCCATGTTGGGAATCTTTGCGCTGGCAATGTTAACAGGGTGGTTAAGTCGGAAGAGAGTGGCTAGTGAGAGAGTAAAAGAGTAGGAGTGTGGGAGTGTAGGTAATAGAGATTTGTTAGCGTAGCGGTGCGTTAGCACGTTTTGTTAGCGTAGCGGTGCCTTAGCACATTTTGAATTGAAGAAAGTTTTATAACTCATAACTCATAACTCAACATTCATAACTCTCTTAGTTTCCCCGCCTACTCAACTACCCTACAATCCACCTACCCTCATACCTTATTAAATTGTGCGATAATTTTAGGAATTATTTGCAATAGTTGATAGCGCCTCCATGCCATGACAACCACTCTTTCAAAAGAAGCTTACTGGGAATTATTTGAAGATACGGCAACGCAGCAGGCGCATATCAACGATATCACTTATAAGTTTCCAACGCAGCTAGGGCAGGGCTATTGTCGTGATATTGATCTACGCGAAGGATTGGAATTGACGATCGCTAAATATCAACTGCATGATGACATGATATTAGAAATGCCAGAGCGATCGCACCCAATCGAGTATACATTCCTGCTTTCGGGAGTGGAACAATACGACGCACAAGTCATGAGTGCTGGACATTATAGCCTGTGTAGTAGTGGCATAGCGCCCAGAGAAAAGCCGCAATCTTTTGCTACTCAACTCATTTTTGCAATAAATGTTCACATTCAGCCAGAGTTATTTACCGCATTTTGGCACAGTGAATCGGAATCTACATTACCAGTAATACAGCAATTGTTAAAAGGTGACAAAGAATATGAGTTTTATTCTGGACGCACAACAATAGCAATGCAGACTGCGGTGCAGCAAATTCTCCAATGTCCTTATCAATCATTAACCAAGCGGATGTATCTCGAAAGCAAAGTTTGGGAACTGATGGCGTTGCTGATTCACGATCTAGAACGTCCACGCAATCTGTCTTATACTCCGCTCAAACCTGATGATATTGATCGGATTTACCATGCCAAAGAGATTCTACTACAACAACTAGACAATCCACTGTCATTAATTGAGTTAGCGCGACAAGTTGGTTTAAATGACTGTACACTCAAACGTGGCTTTCGCTACTGTTTTGGTAAAACCGTATTCGGCTATCTGCATGACTACCGCCTTGAACAAGCGCGTCACCTACTCGAACAACGTCGCATGAATGTTTCTGAAATTGCTCGCAGTGTTGGTTTTGCAAATCGCAGTTATTTTGCATCTGCCTTTAGAAAGAAGTTTGGGATGAATCCGAGAGATTACCTGACTCAAAAAAATTCCGCCTAGCGTTCAAAAAATTCCCGCTAGTAGTCAAAGCGATCGCCAATAGCACCACAATTTCTTTTACACTTCTTTTGAAAACATTTATCAACAGTCTAAAAGTTAATCATGTGGAGTAGGCATTCTGCCTGCTCTATCAAGATTCTCATTATTCTCATTGTTAAGAACTGGTGTGTAGAGTGATGCGGCATTATTGGCAACAATTAGCGTTATTAACAGGATTACTCCTAATTTCTCCTCCGGCTTGGGCACAAACCGTTACAAATGAAGCAACCGCTGTTGAACAGCAAAAGCAAATTGCGCAAACAATCACTCAAATTACTGGAGTGAGAATAGACACGACAGATGGCATTGCAGTAATTTTAGAGACGACTGCCGCATTATCTCCAACAATCTCAACCGTTGATAATACGTTAATTGCGGATATTCCTAACGCCGTGTTGGCATTACCTGAAGAATTTCAAGTCGCCAATCCAGCAGAAGATATTGCCTTAGTGCGCGTGACGAATTTACCTAACAATCAGGTGCGTGTCACAATTACCGGAATCGATGCACCGCCGACAGCCGAACAACAAGTTGCAGCAGAAGGACTCGTATTAGCAGTAACACCCCCCACAGACGATGAAGAAATTCAAATTGTCGTGACAGGTGAATTGGATTTAGAAGGTTATTCTGTACCTAATGCTACAACGGCAACTCGTACGAATACAGAACTGCGCGACATCCCACAATCAATTCAAGTTCTACCACAACGTGTTTTAGAAGATCAGCAAGTCAACCGTCTGAGCGAAGCTTTGCGCAACGTTAGCGGTGTCAGCGTCGGTGATAGCTTTGGCGGTAGCCTCGATCGAGTTAATCTTCGTGGCTTTCAGTCAGATGTATTGCTCGAAGACGGGTTTCGTCGTGGCTCATTTATCTTAAGAGGAACTTCTAATGACACTGAACTAATTGAAAGAGTTGAAGTTCTGAAGGGACCTGCATCGGTATTGTATGGCAATTTGGAACCAGGCGGTGTTGTCAGTGTCGTCACCAGGCAGCCACAAACTGATCCAGCTTATACTATTGGAACGGTAGTTGGTAGTTTTGGGTTAGTGCGTCCGAGTATTGACCTCACAGGACCGCTAGATCCCGATCAACGGCTATTATATCGCTTCACCGCACTGTATGAAGCCGAAGATGGCTTCCGCGACTACGAGCAGGATGTGAATCGCTTTGTGCTAGCGCCAGCACTCACATGGAATTTGAGCGATCGCACCGCTTTAACATTCAATTTTACCTACGCAGATGCAGAACGCCCGTTTGATCGCGGTCTTCCGGCGATTGGTAATCGAGTCGCAGATGTACCGCGCGATCGCTTATTTCAAGATCCGAGTGCGATCACTCAAACCGAAGAACTGAGCGCCAGCTATCGATTAACTCATAACTTTAACGACAATTGGCAATTGCGCAACTCGTTTCGCTACCTCTCGGTAGATACTTTTGACTTTCGCATTGATAGCTGGATTATTGAAGATGATGGCACGCTCGATCGCCGCTGGCGTTCTAACGACGACTATGATGAAGTTTATTCATTTCAAACCAATGTCGTTGGCGAATTCACCACAGGTAATGTTGAACATACACTTTTAGCCGGAGTCGATTTTAACCGCAGTACCACCCAAGGAACCCAGCGGCGTTTACCAGGCGATCCAAGTTTCTTTCTCAATATTTTTACTCAAGAAGGCGATCCAATTTCGCGTCCTAATCTAGACGATCTCACGTTGGTAGTGCGTAGTGACACCAGTCGAGAAAATAATGTTGGCTTATATTTACAAGATCAAATTACTCTGAGTGAAAGTCTGAAAATTTTAGCAGGTGGGCGATTTGACGTTTACGATTTGCAATCGGTAGATAGCTTATCAAATACCGAAGCCGAAGATACTGTACAACGTTTTACGCCTCGCCTTGGTGTGGTGTATCAGCCTAGTCGCGAAGTTTCGCTTTATGGTAGCTATAGTCAAGCTTTTACACCTAACATTTTTGGTCGAACTGCTGATGGCTCTTTTCTCGATCCAGAACTTAGCGAACAATTCGAGATTGGCGTGCGCGGCGAGTTTGCGGATGGTCGATTAATTGCCAACCTTGCAGCTTATAATCTGACAAAGCGGAATGTGGCAGGTCCCGATCCGCTCGATTCAGATTTTGCCATTGCAGTCGGTGCAATTAGAAGTCACGGAATTGAACTTGATGTCACTGGTGAGATTTTACCAGGGTGGAATGCGATCGCATCTTATGCGTATACAGATGCTGAAATCACAGAAGATAACTACTATCCTGCGGGGAATCGTCCCAATAATGTCCCCAGAAACAGCGCCAGCGTTTGGACTACATACGAATTTCAAAATGGCAATTTACAAGGGCTGGGCTTTGGTGTAGGTTTATTTTTTGTTGGAGAACGCACGGGTGATTTTGATAACACCTATGAACTTCCTAGCTATGTTCGCACCGATGCGGCATTATATTACCGTCGCGATAATTGGCGGGCTGCATTGAACTTCCAAAATTTATTCGACGTCAACTATATCCGTAATAGTGAAGGATATCGCGAAGCAAATGCACCGGGTGCGCCCTTTACGGTGATCGGTTCCTTATCTATCACGTTTTAAGGTAATAGCAAAATGCTTCATCGTATCTATCGTCGCATTCGCTTTGGCTTATTGACGATCTTGACGCTCTTGATTGTGGCTTGCACAAGCAATGCTCGTGTTACAGTTAATGCTGATTGTTACACAGTACAACACATTGCTGGAGAAACTTGCGTACCGCGTCAGCCTCAGCGAGTTGTGGCGCTAGATAGTGTAACGCTTGAATATTTGTTGTCTTTAGGCATTCGTCCGATTGGTGCAGTCTCTAGTGCATTTGCAGCAGACTTGCAGCAAGACTTAACAGGAGTTGCAGATATCGGTAGCACAGACGAACCTAATCTTGAAAAGATACTAGCACTCCAACCAGATCTGATTGTAGGTATAGACTACTATCAAACAATTTATTCGCAATCTTCGCAAATTGCACCCACTATCCTTTATGAAGTTGAACACAGTGGAAAATGGAATGAGATCTTTCTAAATTTTGCCCAAATGTTGCAAAAAGGCGAGGTTGCTCAGCAGGTGATGAACAATTACTACACGCGCCTAGAGCAATTCAAACAACAGATGGGGGAACGTCTTAACAATACAGAAATCTCTGTTGTTCGCATCTATCCAAACCAAATCAATCTTTACCTTAAAGATTCTTTCTGTGGCACTATTTTACAGGATGCTGGATTACCTCGTCCCCCAGCGCAGGCGATCGCCGCCGATGAAGCTCAAAAACAATTTGGCAACCCAATTCAAACATCAATTAGCCGCGAATTACTTGTGCAAGCCGATGGTGATGTCATGTTTATGTGGACTGGTGAAAACACTATTGAAGCCGATCAGCAAGCTCAACAAAAACTAGCACAATTGAAGTCCGATCCACTTTGGCAAAAATTGGAAGTGGTACAGCAAAATAAAATTTATCAAGTACCAAGTTATTGGATTGGTAGTGGTCCAATCGCTGCCAACTTAGTGATTGATGACTTGTTTAAGTATCTTATTGAGCAGTGAGGAAATACGTCTTCAAACAATAAAGTAACGCGCAATTTCAACCTAGAAAAATCAAAAATTGTTTATGTCACATATTCTTTTTGTCTGTGAAGCTTGCGGGTTTTCTGCCGATCAGGAATTACATGAAGGACAACCTGGTGGGACTCACTTGTTAAATCAACTCATGCCATTATATGAAAACTGGGCAAGAAAATCAGAACTTCAAATTCAAACCGTGAGTTGCTTGTGTGCGTGCGATCGTCCTTGTGCGATCGCGCTTGGCGCAACAAATAAAATTACTTATCTCTTTGGCGATTTACCACCATTAGAAAGTGCTGAGGCACTCCTGAAATTAGGTGAATTGTATCTCGATAGCGAAGATGGCTATATTCTACCTGCAAAACTTCCTATAGTTCTCAGGAACCACCGCTACGCCCGAATTCCGCCAGTACCAGCAGTGGTTAATATTGAATCATCGTGACTTATTCAATTATTTAGTTAATAAATAAAATATGAGATAGGCATCTTGCTTGCCTATGCTTGACAGATGAAAATACTACCTTCCTATTAATTTAGCTAACTTACTTATTGATAACTTTAATACGAATTAACGTCTAAAGTTATGGCAATTTTTTGAGAGCAATTGATTACAGCTAATAAGCTTAAAATTATCTATCCATCTCATCCCTTCTCCTATTGACAAAGCTCACTGATAGATACTCACTTGAAGGTAAAACTTATTTAAAACCTGCAAAGAGTAAATTTATGTTAAAAAATATATAAAAATCTTGCTTGGTGTCCGCGAAAAATTTCATAATTGGTTGCAGTCTGTATCTTAAGCTTTTGTCAAGATACAAAACACTGCTAGCTATGGCGAGTCAATAGCACAATTTTAATACTTTTTGCCAAGTTGATTGTAAAAACATGATGAATCTGGGCGAAATAAAAGGTAATATTTTGTTTTAGTTGTCTAAGGTTGCGGTTAAGTTTAGCGCATCAACGCTAGGAGCGATTGTCATGATTGGGTTTATCAAAAATATATTCAGCGGAATTTTATCCTTTTTTATTGGGCTTGTCGGTGGTAAAAAGTCTCAACAAGACCAGCCTAGTCTAGAAGCAAATAAGTCAGCAGGTACCAAAAAGAAGCGAAAAAACAATGGCTACTTTATGGAGCTTGAAGAAGAAGATACTTTACCTATCAATGGTCAGCAAGTCAAGCAAGCTTTAGAGCCTATTACAGCTAAATTAAATGAAGTTGCAAGTGGAGTTGCTCAAAAAGCTGAGCCAGTTACAGCTAAATTAAATGAAGTTGCAAGTGGAGTTGCTCAAAAAGCTGAGCCAGTTACAGCTAAATTGACTGAAGCTGTTCAAAAGACTGAAGAAGCCACACCAAATACTCAGTCTAATAAAGTTGAAACACCTAAAGTTAAAGAACCTGCAACAGTTGCTAAATCTACTAAATCTAGCAAAGCTGAAGAACCTGCATCAGCTACCAAAGCACCAAAAGTTCAGTTAGAGCAAACAGCAGAGGGAGTTAAACCTGTACCTGCTAAGCCTGCTGCTAGCAGTACAATTAACAAACCCCAAACTGAAAAGACGTTTGCGCCTAAATATCTTAATCCAGCGGTTAGCTCAAACGGTCGTCGTCGTCCTGGACCAAACATGAACTCTTTCCTAGATATGGCACGTCAAGTCAAAACTCCAGGATAGAATGCATCAAGACTAGCCCACTATATAGGTGAAATGCTGCATCCCAAGTTGTTTCGCTTCTTCGGAACAAATTGATATGAGACTTGAGGCGTCCTAGCAATTCTACTTGGTCAAGTACAGTATCTGCAAAATAGGAAAACCCCCGAATATCTGCTTGGGGTTTTTTTTGTTCAAAAATATGACTGAGGCAATTCCAGTTGAGTCTCACTGTTTGATTATTAGGCTGATCTATAACTTTAAATCCTTGTTGAAACTGGTAGCTGCGATCGCACAATCGTAAAATACACCATCTTTCAGGAAGATGAAGATCGCAAAATTGCGCATAGTCTTGAGTTTGTGTTTTGTACTGTAATTTACCGCGAACATCACGGTCTACAACTTGCTCAAATATCGGTAACTGCGCTGTAACTCGTTGATTCACTTCTAACCAGTCAAAGGTTAGTGCATCTTGTTGACCTTGCTCATTGTGACAGACAACAGTTGGAGGCGTCGCCGACTGGAAGTAGCTGACTTGCAAAACCTGAATTTTTTCAATTTCTGCCAGTGTTACCCAAAAACAAGGAATACCTGCAGCACGTAACTTCTCTCCTAAATAGCGCATTTCTCCAATTTTGCCACTCTTGTAAAGCCTCCAACCGCGTGTTGGTAACTTCAGACGTGCTGTGTAAGAATCTATTTGCATAATCTGAGCAAAGGTTTGAGCCGTTGAAGTTCTACTTTCTTGAGAGACTGGTTCTAAAACGAGTACACCT belongs to Gloeocapsopsis sp. IPPAS B-1203 and includes:
- a CDS encoding VTT domain-containing protein, with product MMKRNIIKIVQLSLIILLVAVGIWFVNRVGIEQIRTNVDQLGVWAPLAVISLRMVSVVIPALPSTAYSILSGVLFGFVQGIVVIAIADLIACNLNFYIAKRYGRSLVQKFVGQRFMSRVDSLSQKYLERNIFLVTGFLMTGLFDFVAYAVGLTQMKWRSFILALILGIAISTPPIVALGAGVFEGGRILLIVAMLGIFALAMLTGWLSRKRVASERVKE
- a CDS encoding AraC family transcriptional regulator, translated to MTTTLSKEAYWELFEDTATQQAHINDITYKFPTQLGQGYCRDIDLREGLELTIAKYQLHDDMILEMPERSHPIEYTFLLSGVEQYDAQVMSAGHYSLCSSGIAPREKPQSFATQLIFAINVHIQPELFTAFWHSESESTLPVIQQLLKGDKEYEFYSGRTTIAMQTAVQQILQCPYQSLTKRMYLESKVWELMALLIHDLERPRNLSYTPLKPDDIDRIYHAKEILLQQLDNPLSLIELARQVGLNDCTLKRGFRYCFGKTVFGYLHDYRLEQARHLLEQRRMNVSEIARSVGFANRSYFASAFRKKFGMNPRDYLTQKNSA
- a CDS encoding TonB-dependent siderophore receptor; translation: MRHYWQQLALLTGLLLISPPAWAQTVTNEATAVEQQKQIAQTITQITGVRIDTTDGIAVILETTAALSPTISTVDNTLIADIPNAVLALPEEFQVANPAEDIALVRVTNLPNNQVRVTITGIDAPPTAEQQVAAEGLVLAVTPPTDDEEIQIVVTGELDLEGYSVPNATTATRTNTELRDIPQSIQVLPQRVLEDQQVNRLSEALRNVSGVSVGDSFGGSLDRVNLRGFQSDVLLEDGFRRGSFILRGTSNDTELIERVEVLKGPASVLYGNLEPGGVVSVVTRQPQTDPAYTIGTVVGSFGLVRPSIDLTGPLDPDQRLLYRFTALYEAEDGFRDYEQDVNRFVLAPALTWNLSDRTALTFNFTYADAERPFDRGLPAIGNRVADVPRDRLFQDPSAITQTEELSASYRLTHNFNDNWQLRNSFRYLSVDTFDFRIDSWIIEDDGTLDRRWRSNDDYDEVYSFQTNVVGEFTTGNVEHTLLAGVDFNRSTTQGTQRRLPGDPSFFLNIFTQEGDPISRPNLDDLTLVVRSDTSRENNVGLYLQDQITLSESLKILAGGRFDVYDLQSVDSLSNTEAEDTVQRFTPRLGVVYQPSREVSLYGSYSQAFTPNIFGRTADGSFLDPELSEQFEIGVRGEFADGRLIANLAAYNLTKRNVAGPDPLDSDFAIAVGAIRSHGIELDVTGEILPGWNAIASYAYTDAEITEDNYYPAGNRPNNVPRNSASVWTTYEFQNGNLQGLGFGVGLFFVGERTGDFDNTYELPSYVRTDAALYYRRDNWRAALNFQNLFDVNYIRNSEGYREANAPGAPFTVIGSLSITF
- a CDS encoding iron-siderophore ABC transporter substrate-binding protein → MLHRIYRRIRFGLLTILTLLIVACTSNARVTVNADCYTVQHIAGETCVPRQPQRVVALDSVTLEYLLSLGIRPIGAVSSAFAADLQQDLTGVADIGSTDEPNLEKILALQPDLIVGIDYYQTIYSQSSQIAPTILYEVEHSGKWNEIFLNFAQMLQKGEVAQQVMNNYYTRLEQFKQQMGERLNNTEISVVRIYPNQINLYLKDSFCGTILQDAGLPRPPAQAIAADEAQKQFGNPIQTSISRELLVQADGDVMFMWTGENTIEADQQAQQKLAQLKSDPLWQKLEVVQQNKIYQVPSYWIGSGPIAANLVIDDLFKYLIEQ
- a CDS encoding DUF1636 domain-containing protein, with product MSHILFVCEACGFSADQELHEGQPGGTHLLNQLMPLYENWARKSELQIQTVSCLCACDRPCAIALGATNKITYLFGDLPPLESAEALLKLGELYLDSEDGYILPAKLPIVLRNHRYARIPPVPAVVNIESS
- a CDS encoding tetratricopeptide repeat protein, with protein sequence MKSQDYRLAAQLIKQILQETPQNPWAQLYSGQLHEVSQKFTSAQNVYRQLLQETTNSKIVFQARQGLQRVEEKLRQQRQDAIAQATADPSNTQIGVLVLEPVSQESRTSTAQTFAQIMQIDSYTARLKLPTRGWRLYKSGKIGEMRYLGEKLRAAGIPCFWVTLAEIEKIQVLQVSYFQSATPPTVVCHNEQGQQDALTFDWLEVNQRVTAQLPIFEQVVDRDVRGKLQYKTQTQDYAQFCDLHLPERWCILRLCDRSYQFQQGFKVIDQPNNQTVRLNWNCLSHIFEQKKPQADIRGFSYFADTVLDQVELLGRLKSHINLFRRSETTWDAAFHLYSGLVLMHSILEF